In Methanothermobacter sp. K4, one genomic interval encodes:
- a CDS encoding transglutaminase family protein — protein sequence MFKRVSPVCLSAFIILILLIEGSYAIEEVDDPLNSSDILAASVNVSNFMEKNRKLPENVSVGNRTLDTSSYACALSRVLTGSKVVENQTFNAPRLDIRRISVKLTKNQYMEIASKFCNFTASKQCCPATIYYSGGRIDFYNAVYLLSKIGRYRQLHGKLPAYVQISTPLPLNAYHINSNTIDTRIKNLKSRIRKTINLMNIIHKRMRYGGNKKTIRMLQGKLKSLEKRYGYLNGQLRYYESLRSSPWYVPSSLRRYIRSTAYCNITDPNIVYLARELSENTTHSTALNLFSWVRDNVDYSFYYRTRYGASGTLRHRTGNCVDQAHLMVALARTSGIPARYVRGYCRFISGNWYSHVWAQVWIRGRGWVTADTTHTMNNLGHIYNWNTSVSEVREVLLEYDLH from the coding sequence ATGTTCAAGAGAGTATCCCCTGTCTGCCTTTCGGCATTCATAATTTTGATTCTATTAATTGAAGGCTCCTATGCCATTGAAGAAGTTGATGATCCCTTGAATAGCTCTGATATCCTCGCGGCAAGTGTGAATGTCTCCAATTTTATGGAAAAAAACAGAAAACTTCCTGAAAATGTCAGTGTGGGTAACAGGACACTTGACACCTCCTCATATGCCTGCGCCCTCAGCAGGGTACTTACAGGTTCAAAGGTGGTCGAAAACCAGACCTTCAATGCGCCCCGGCTTGACATAAGGCGCATATCAGTGAAACTAACAAAAAATCAGTACATGGAGATAGCATCAAAATTCTGTAACTTCACAGCCAGTAAACAGTGCTGTCCAGCAACCATATACTACAGTGGAGGCAGGATCGACTTCTACAATGCAGTGTATCTCCTATCAAAGATCGGGCGCTACAGGCAACTCCATGGTAAACTCCCGGCTTATGTGCAGATAAGCACCCCCCTGCCTTTAAATGCATACCACATCAACTCCAACACCATTGACACAAGGATAAAGAACCTGAAATCCCGGATCAGAAAAACAATTAATCTAATGAATATTATTCATAAAAGGATGAGGTATGGTGGAAATAAAAAAACCATCAGGATGCTTCAGGGTAAACTGAAATCCCTTGAAAAAAGATACGGTTATCTGAACGGTCAGCTCAGATACTATGAGAGCCTCAGAAGCAGCCCATGGTACGTCCCATCATCGCTCCGACGTTACATCAGGTCCACAGCCTACTGCAACATCACTGATCCCAATATAGTTTACCTTGCCCGGGAGCTCTCAGAAAACACCACCCACTCCACTGCACTGAATCTCTTTAGCTGGGTCCGGGACAATGTTGACTACTCCTTCTACTACAGGACCCGCTACGGTGCCTCAGGCACACTCAGACACAGAACAGGAAACTGTGTCGACCAGGCCCACCTCATGGTTGCCCTTGCAAGGACCAGCGGTATACCCGCCCGCTATGTCCGTGGATACTGCAGATTCATAAGCGGGAACTGGTACTCCCATGTGTGGGCCCAGGTATGGATAAGGGGTCGCGGATGGGTGACAGCAGACACCACCCATACCATGAACAACCTCGGACACATTTATAACTGGAATACCAGTGTATCAGAGGTTAGGGAAGTGCTTCTGGAATATGATCTGCACTGA
- a CDS encoding cyclase family protein, protein MKIIDLTRRIEDSMPVFPGDSPVRIRTLEDENYVNSAMEAGMHTGTHIDAPAHVHCDDETVDRIGLERLTGQGFLISPETDKIPDGDIAVLRTGWDSKWGLEEYFKDYRGIPLGLAEKLVDHGVKGVCTDGPSVDMPGETAIHRLLLERGIWIVENIKNTDLIPERFRIFVVPLNVMAEASPVRVFAVTD, encoded by the coding sequence ATGAAAATAATTGACCTGACCCGCAGAATTGAGGATTCAATGCCAGTATTTCCAGGGGATTCTCCTGTCAGAATAAGGACACTTGAAGATGAGAACTATGTGAACTCCGCAATGGAGGCTGGAATGCACACTGGAACCCACATAGATGCACCAGCACACGTACATTGCGATGATGAAACTGTTGATAGAATAGGCCTTGAAAGACTGACAGGCCAGGGCTTCCTTATATCACCTGAAACAGATAAAATTCCTGATGGAGATATTGCGGTTCTGAGGACAGGGTGGGACTCAAAGTGGGGTCTGGAGGAATACTTCAAAGATTACAGAGGCATTCCCCTGGGTCTTGCAGAGAAACTGGTTGACCATGGAGTGAAGGGGGTGTGCACAGACGGACCTAGCGTTGACATGCCTGGAGAAACAGCTATACACAGACTCCTCCTTGAAAGGGGTATATGGATAGTTGAAAACATAAAAAACACGGATCTGATTCCAGAAAGATTCAGGATATTCGTTGTTCCCCTGAATGTGATGGCAGAGGCCTCGCCCGTAAGGGTATTCGCCGTTACAGACTGA
- a CDS encoding phosphatase PAP2 family protein encodes MQIITLGGTQIFWVLLCLTLYIFGGENEKEAAFIALTALLMGFFLSEFLKAVIARPRPYEVLSWVRYSAVAGGYSMPSGHTVAAFGGFLALYFKFGRLWLFILLASLVGVSRVCLGLHYPSDVIAGAFIGVLCALVAVKVEERVKCFGLCNFERLE; translated from the coding sequence ATGCAGATCATAACCCTTGGAGGAACCCAGATTTTCTGGGTGCTCCTGTGCCTTACACTCTACATTTTTGGCGGGGAGAATGAGAAGGAGGCCGCTTTCATTGCCCTCACAGCCCTTTTGATGGGCTTCTTTCTCAGTGAATTCCTGAAGGCTGTTATTGCAAGGCCAAGGCCCTATGAGGTACTCAGCTGGGTGAGGTACTCAGCAGTAGCAGGGGGCTACTCCATGCCATCAGGGCATACGGTGGCCGCATTCGGCGGGTTCCTGGCACTCTACTTTAAATTTGGGAGACTATGGCTTTTCATACTGCTTGCTTCCCTTGTTGGTGTTTCAAGGGTTTGCCTTGGTCTACATTACCCCAGTGATGTCATTGCAGGGGCATTCATTGGAGTTCTATGTGCCCTTGTGGCTGTGAAGGTGGAGGAGAGGGTTAAGTGTTTCGGCCTCTGCAACTTTGAAAGGCTTGAATGA
- the asd gene encoding aspartate-semialdehyde dehydrogenase translates to MVKVGVLGATGMVGQRFIELLENHPEFELTTLAASSRSAGKPYGEVANWYLDSEMPESVRDIEVVETDPASVGDVDILFSALPADVARKVEPKFAEKYIVASNASAMRMEPDVPLVIPEVNPEFLDLIEVQQRRRGWDGFIITNPNCSTIALTLTLKPIYDSYTIRRVYVSTMQAVSGAGYSGVPSMAILDNIVPYIGGEEEKIETETLHLLGELDDGVVKPANFGVSASCHRVPVVDGHTEAVFVELDDEFELEDIREAMDGFQGLPQKLGLYSAPEKPVVVLDEENRPQPRMDRDRDGGMSVTVGRLREDAAFSNSLRYVLVGHNTVRGAAGASILNAELINEIL, encoded by the coding sequence TCATCCTGAATTTGAACTCACAACCCTCGCGGCGTCGTCAAGGTCCGCGGGGAAACCCTACGGGGAGGTTGCAAACTGGTACCTTGACAGTGAGATGCCTGAGTCTGTAAGGGATATAGAGGTTGTTGAAACGGACCCTGCAAGTGTGGGGGATGTGGACATACTGTTCTCTGCACTTCCCGCAGATGTGGCGCGGAAGGTTGAGCCAAAGTTTGCTGAGAAGTACATAGTGGCTTCAAATGCCAGTGCAATGCGAATGGAACCCGATGTTCCCCTGGTGATACCTGAGGTTAACCCTGAGTTCCTTGATCTCATAGAGGTTCAGCAGAGGAGGAGGGGATGGGATGGCTTCATCATAACAAACCCCAACTGCTCCACCATAGCACTTACCCTTACACTGAAGCCAATCTATGACAGCTACACCATAAGGAGGGTATATGTCTCAACAATGCAGGCGGTTTCAGGTGCAGGGTACAGTGGGGTGCCATCCATGGCGATACTCGACAACATCGTCCCCTATATCGGTGGTGAGGAGGAGAAGATTGAAACCGAGACCCTCCACCTCCTTGGTGAACTCGACGATGGTGTGGTTAAACCTGCAAATTTTGGTGTGAGCGCATCATGCCATCGTGTCCCTGTTGTTGATGGTCACACCGAAGCCGTCTTTGTGGAACTGGATGATGAATTTGAGCTTGAGGATATAAGGGAGGCCATGGACGGGTTCCAGGGACTTCCACAGAAACTGGGCCTTTACTCAGCCCCTGAAAAACCTGTTGTGGTTCTGGATGAAGAGAACAGGCCCCAGCCAAGGATGGACAGGGACAGGGATGGTGGAATGTCCGTCACTGTTGGAAGGCTCAGGGAGGATGCAGCATTCAGTAACAGCCTTAGATATGTCCTTGTCGGCCACAATACGGTGAGAGGGGCCGCAGGAGCATCGATCCTGAATGCAGAACTTATAAATGAGATACTGTAA